A stretch of Fusibacter sp. A1 DNA encodes these proteins:
- a CDS encoding CarD family transcriptional regulator yields MFKIGDKVVYPMHGAGIIEGIEEKEFLGKCQRYYVLRLPIKEMKVMLPTENVDRLGLRDIVPEGIISEVLTILGSTRSIMSANWNRRYRDNMEKVKTGDIHDVAEVVRDLQLMEKEKGLSTGERKMLSNTRQILVSELVLVQNIARQEVESIIDSTIYHNQS; encoded by the coding sequence ATGTTCAAAATTGGTGACAAAGTAGTATATCCCATGCATGGTGCAGGCATCATTGAAGGCATTGAAGAGAAAGAATTTCTTGGAAAATGCCAACGTTATTACGTTTTAAGACTCCCAATCAAGGAAATGAAAGTCATGTTGCCAACAGAAAATGTTGACCGACTTGGCCTAAGAGACATCGTACCAGAAGGCATAATCAGCGAGGTGCTTACTATTTTAGGTAGCACAAGGTCGATCATGTCTGCTAATTGGAATAGAAGATACCGCGACAACATGGAAAAAGTGAAGACTGGTGACATACACGATGTTGCCGAAGTGGTACGTGACTTACAATTGATGGAAAAAGAAAAAGGCTTGTCAACTGGTGAGCGGAAGATGCTTTCTAATACAAGACAGATTCTTGTCAGCGAACTTGTACTTGTTCAAAACATAGCAAGGCAAGAGGTTGAATCAATCATTGACTCAACCATTTATCATAATCAATCGTAG
- a CDS encoding PIN/TRAM domain-containing protein produces MVRNLARSFITLVGISAGYGLGLLLESLELLETLFKVNALDSVTSIVVNVSLAIILGIIFFLSSSWIVKKIVDFADQTEKELVKIPFNQMLAGSIGLIVGLMIAYLLNPMIKNVVGDNVIYMVIVVGLYALLGYLGVRLGSRNLSDPSRLTEYIKLVPSKTIDKQSHESMPKVLDTSVIIDGRIADICKTGFVEGKLVIAEFVLEELRHIADSSDSLKRTRGRRGLDILNIIQKELDVEVVITSQDFEDVNEVDIKLLKLAQMLDGAVVTNDFNLNKVAEIHGVKVLNINDLANAIKPVVLPGEEMQVMVIKEGKENHQGVAYLDDGTMIVVEDGRMLIGKEIQAVVTSVLQTSAGRMIFVKPKGKVS; encoded by the coding sequence ATGGTTAGAAACTTAGCTAGGTCGTTTATAACTTTAGTGGGTATTTCGGCAGGTTACGGGCTTGGATTATTGTTGGAAAGCTTAGAACTTCTTGAAACCCTCTTTAAAGTCAATGCTCTCGATTCGGTTACATCCATCGTGGTGAATGTTTCACTCGCAATTATTCTAGGTATTATATTTTTCCTTAGTTCATCATGGATTGTAAAGAAGATTGTCGATTTCGCAGATCAGACAGAAAAGGAACTGGTGAAAATCCCCTTCAATCAGATGCTAGCAGGATCCATCGGATTGATTGTCGGCCTCATGATAGCCTATTTGCTGAATCCGATGATTAAGAATGTCGTTGGAGACAATGTCATTTATATGGTCATCGTCGTAGGTCTTTATGCGCTCTTAGGTTATTTGGGAGTCCGACTTGGTTCGAGAAACCTATCTGATCCGTCAAGGCTTACCGAGTACATCAAACTTGTCCCAAGTAAGACGATTGACAAGCAAAGTCATGAAAGTATGCCTAAGGTGCTTGATACGAGCGTGATCATCGACGGTAGGATCGCGGATATCTGTAAGACCGGTTTTGTCGAAGGCAAGCTGGTCATCGCGGAGTTCGTGCTCGAAGAACTGAGACATATCGCCGATTCTTCTGATTCGCTCAAAAGAACCCGCGGCAGAAGAGGGCTTGACATCCTCAATATCATACAGAAAGAACTTGACGTTGAAGTCGTCATCACAAGCCAGGACTTTGAAGATGTGAACGAAGTGGACATTAAACTGCTGAAGCTTGCGCAGATGCTTGACGGTGCGGTAGTCACCAATGACTTCAACTTAAATAAGGTAGCGGAAATACACGGTGTGAAGGTTCTGAATATCAATGATCTTGCCAATGCGATCAAACCTGTGGTGCTTCCTGGAGAAGAGATGCAGGTCATGGTGATCAAAGAGGGTAAGGAGAATCATCAGGGAGTCGCTTACCTGGACGACGGAACGATGATTGTCGTTGAAGACGGACGCATGCTGATCGGAAAAGAGATTCAGGCTGTGGTGACAAGCGTCCTTCAGACCTCGGCGGGTAGAATGATTTTTGTCAAACCCAAAGGTAAGGTTTCATGA
- the ispD gene encoding 2-C-methyl-D-erythritol 4-phosphate cytidylyltransferase — translation MRISVIIPAAGMGKRMGAQVNKQLLQIEGQTITALTIRQFLAQKNIAEVILVVNPDDRSAMSSVIESLGKIETPVKMVDGGKERVDSVMSGIGAVDATCTHVFVHDGARPFVDKELLNRLMRSLEEHDAVVPVVASKDTLKWMTSQHIDRTIDRNHVYRVQTPQCFTLEVANRLKEHAASSGNTFTDEASICEDLGIRVYGAVGSEWNIKLTTPEDMVLGRAIYTHLKGENKCE, via the coding sequence ATGAGGATAAGTGTCATCATCCCTGCTGCAGGCATGGGTAAACGAATGGGAGCCCAGGTAAATAAACAGCTTCTTCAGATTGAGGGGCAGACCATCACTGCGCTTACGATAAGGCAGTTTCTTGCGCAGAAGAACATCGCAGAGGTCATCCTGGTCGTCAATCCGGATGATCGCAGCGCGATGTCGTCGGTGATAGAGAGTCTTGGAAAAATTGAAACACCTGTAAAAATGGTGGACGGCGGCAAGGAGAGAGTGGATTCTGTGATGAGCGGAATAGGTGCTGTCGATGCCACCTGTACCCACGTGTTCGTACATGACGGAGCAAGGCCCTTTGTCGATAAGGAGCTTTTAAATAGGTTGATGCGCTCGCTTGAAGAGCATGACGCGGTTGTGCCCGTGGTAGCCTCAAAGGATACCTTAAAGTGGATGACCAGTCAGCATATCGATAGGACCATCGACAGAAACCATGTGTATCGGGTGCAAACGCCACAATGTTTCACACTCGAGGTGGCAAATCGGCTGAAAGAGCACGCCGCAAGCAGCGGAAATACTTTTACAGACGAAGCGTCGATATGTGAGGATTTGGGTATAAGGGTCTATGGGGCTGTCGGTTCTGAGTGGAACATAAAGCTTACAACTCCAGAAGACATGGTGCTAGGTAGAGCGATATATACTCATTTAAAAGGAGAAAACAAGTGCGAGTAG
- the ispF gene encoding 2-C-methyl-D-erythritol 2,4-cyclodiphosphate synthase, with the protein MRVGTGYDVHRLVEDRALILGGVTIPYEKGLLGHSDADVLIHAIMDAILGAAALGDIGLHFPDIDEAYKGASSMTLLKRVNELIREKGFIVNNVDATVVCEQPKLKPYIAEMVKNISMTLDLAHDAVNVKATTTEGLGFEGEGKGISAQAVASLRF; encoded by the coding sequence GTGCGAGTAGGAACAGGTTACGACGTACATAGACTAGTGGAGGATCGCGCACTGATCTTAGGTGGAGTCACAATACCCTATGAGAAGGGTTTGCTTGGCCACAGTGATGCGGATGTGCTTATACACGCCATCATGGACGCCATCCTCGGAGCAGCGGCTCTAGGCGATATCGGGTTGCATTTTCCAGATATCGATGAAGCCTATAAGGGAGCATCAAGCATGACGCTTCTCAAAAGGGTCAATGAGCTGATCAGAGAAAAAGGATTCATCGTCAATAATGTTGACGCGACGGTTGTTTGTGAGCAACCTAAACTCAAGCCTTACATCGCTGAAATGGTCAAGAACATCTCGATGACACTTGACCTTGCACACGATGCTGTCAATGTTAAAGCGACCACGACAGAAGGACTTGGATTTGAAGGTGAAGGAAAAGGAATCTCCGCCCAGGCGGTAGCATCCCTGCGATTTTAA
- a CDS encoding LiaI-LiaF-like domain-containing protein, producing MKDRKSLIGIALIVFGMFFMLNEINLFHFGWGTLWPLFLLVPGIMFEYAHFVKRANPGVLVPGGILTTYSIIFFINGFLGYHLMEYMWPFFLIGPAFGLFQLYWFGGKEKALFWVSFGLATASILMFMITISATVFKYIVPGIIIFIGVKLLTDAGKPKKRKKNYDDF from the coding sequence ATGAAAGATCGCAAATCGCTAATCGGAATAGCTTTAATTGTATTCGGAATGTTTTTCATGTTGAACGAGATCAACCTATTTCATTTTGGATGGGGGACACTCTGGCCGCTCTTCTTACTGGTTCCGGGAATCATGTTTGAATACGCCCACTTTGTAAAACGGGCAAATCCTGGTGTACTTGTGCCGGGCGGCATACTGACCACCTACAGCATCATCTTCTTCATCAACGGTTTCTTAGGATACCACCTGATGGAATACATGTGGCCCTTCTTTCTGATAGGACCAGCCTTCGGACTCTTTCAGCTCTACTGGTTCGGCGGTAAGGAGAAAGCCCTGTTCTGGGTTTCATTCGGACTTGCGACAGCTTCAATCCTTATGTTCATGATTACAATTTCAGCGACAGTTTTCAAATATATCGTACCTGGAATTATCATCTTTATCGGAGTCAAACTGCTGACCGATGCTGGAAAACCAAAAAAACGCAAGAAGAACTATGATGACTTTTAA